One region of Camelina sativa cultivar DH55 chromosome 6, Cs, whole genome shotgun sequence genomic DNA includes:
- the LOC104791331 gene encoding peroxidase 36-like: MVKSMVCIVLAQFLLAALLPLSMCYRTHECTSAASLSPWFYDNSCPKAQAIVQVFVAKAYSIDPRMAASLLRLHFHDCFVNGCDASVLLDSSGTIESEKRSTSNRDSARGFEVIDEIKSALEYECPETVSCADILALVARDSVAICGGPTWEVYLGRRDAREASLSGSMENIPFPDSTLQTIVNMFNLQGLDLTDLVALLGSHTIGNSRCLNFRQRLYNHSGNNDPDQTLNQNYAYMLQQGCPISGEDQKLFNLDYVTPTKFDNYYFKNLVDFRGLLNSDEVLFTQSSESMEMVKLYAENDEAFFEQFTKSIVKMGNISPLLGTDGEIRRTCRRVNHDV; this comes from the exons ATGGTGAAGTCAATGGTGTGCATTGTTCTCGCTCAATTCTTACTTGCTGCGCTCTTACCTCTTTCTATGTGTTATCGAACACATGAATGCACAAGCGCGGCCTCTCTCTCCCCTTGGTTTTACGACAACTCCTGCCCAAAAGCACAAGCCATCGTTCAAGTCTTCGTCGCCAAAGCATACTCCATTGACCCTCGCATGGCTGCCTCACTGCTTAGGCTCCATTTCCATGATTGTTTCGTCAAT GGATGTGATGCTTCCGTTCTTTTGGACAGTAGTGGAACCATAGAAAGCGAGAAACGATCAACTTCAAATCGAGACTCTGCTCGAGGTTTCGAAGTCATTGACGAGATTAAGTCTGCCTTGGAATATGAATGTCCTGAGACAGTTTCTTGTGCCGATATCTTGGCTCTCGTTGCTAGAGACTCCGTTGCAATT TGTGGTGGACCGACTTGGGAAGTATATCTTGGAAGAAGAGATGCAAGAGAAGCAAGCTTGAGTGGTTCCATGGAGAACATTCCTTTTCCCGATTCCACGTTACAGACAATTGTCAACATGTTCAACCTTCAAGGACTCGATCTCACCGATCTTGTTGCCCTCTTAG GGAGTCACACGATAGGAAACTCGAGGTGCTTGAATTTCCGACAAAGGTTATACAACCATTCTGGAAACAATGACCCCGACCAGACTTTGAATCAAAACTACGCCTATATGTTGCAGCAGGGATGTCCGATTTCGGGGGAGGACCAGAAACTCTTTAATCTTGACTACGTGACGCCTACTAAGTTTGACAATTACTACTTCAAGAATCTGGTGGACTTTAGAGGACTCTTAAACTCTGATGAGGTTTTGTTCACGCAAAGCAGTGAGTCCATGGAGATGGTCAAGCTTTACGCGGAGAATGATGAAGCCTTTTTTGAGCAGTTCACCAAGTCGATCGTGAAGATGGGGAACATCTCACCGTTGTTGGGGACGGATGGTGAGATCCGGAGGACCTGCCGGAGGGTTAACCATGATGTTTAA
- the LOC104791332 gene encoding bifunctional epoxide hydrolase 2-like: protein MTSSVIEKKIKTNGIWLNVAEKGDKEGPLVLLLHGFPETWYSWRHQIDFLSSKGYHVVAPDLRGYADSDSPPSHESYTVSHLVADVIGLLDHYGTAQAFVAGHDWGAIIGWCMCLFRPDRVKGYISLSVPYTPRDPKLKPSDFFKSFGDGLYISQFQKPGRAEAAFAKHDCLTVMKKFLLMTRTDYVVAPPGTEIIDHLEIPSTIPDWITEEEIQVYADKFQRSGFTGPLNYYRAMDLNWEILAPWQDSKILVPTKFIAGDKDIGNEGPNGTIEYVKGEMFKSAVPNLEVVVIEDGHHFIQQEKSQQVSQEILCFLNKLSKSE, encoded by the exons ATGACGAGCTCTGttatagagaagaagataaagaccAACGGGATTTGGTTAAACGTTGCTGAGAAAGGAGACAAAGAAGGGCCTTTGGTTCTGTTACTCCATGGTTTCCCTGAGACATGGTACTCGTGGCGTCACCAAATCGATTTCTTGTCGAGCAAAGGTTACCACGTGGTCGCTCCAGATCTCAGAGGCTACGCTGACTCCGATTCTCCTCCTAGCCACGAGTCTTACACAGTGAGCCACCTCGTCGCTGATGTCATCGGTTTGCTCGACCACTACGGCACTGCTCAG GCTTTTGTAGCAGGGCATGACTGGGGAGCGATCATAGGTTGGTGTATGTGCTTGTTTAGACCAGACAGAGTCAAAGGTTACATAAGTCTCTCTGTTCCATATACTCCAAGAGATCCAAAACTCAAACCTTcagattttttcaaaagttttggaGATGGGTTATACATCTCTCAGTTTCAG aaaccaGGAAGAGCTGAGGCTGCATTTGCCAAGCATGATTGCTTGACGGTAATGAAGAAGTTCTTACTGATGACAAGAACAGACTACGTAGTTGCTCCTCCTGGTACAGAGATCATAGATCATCTTGAGATACCATCGACTATACCAGATTGGATAACTGAAGAAGAGATTCAAGTGTATGCAGACAAGTTTCAAAGATCTGGATTCACAGGCCCTTTGAATTACTACAGAGCCATGGATCT GAACTGGGAGATATTGGCGCCGTGGCAAGACTCCAAAATCCTAGTTCCTACTAAGTTTATAGCGGGAGACAAAGATATAGGAAATGAAGGTCCCAATGGAACAATAGAGTATGTAAAAGGAGAGATGTTCAAGAGTGCTGTACCTAACCTTGAGGTTGTTGTTATTGAGGATGGTCATCATTTCATCCAGCAGGAGAAGTCTCAACAAGTCTCTCAAGAGATTCTCTGCTTCTTAAACAAGTTAAGCAAATCAGAGTAA
- the LOC104791329 gene encoding dehydrin Xero 2-like, with translation MDSYQNQSGVPKKGITEKIMEKLPGHHAPHHTGGANPAYGATSAGGVHHKKQGMTEKIIDQVTPGHHGTHQTGYGATNTGGVHHEKQGMTEKIMDQVTPGHHGGSHQTGTHTGYGNTGGVHNEKQGMTEKIIDHVTPGQHGTHQTGYGATNTGGVHHERKGMTEKIMDQVTPGQHGGSHQTGTHTGYGNTGGAHHEKQGMTEKIMETLPGHQGSHQTGTHAGHGATHTGVVHHEKKGIVEKIKDQLPGHHGTHQTGTTTGYGNTGVVHHEKKSTMDKIKEKLPGSH, from the coding sequence ATGGATTCTTACCAGAACCAATCCGGAGTGCCAAAGAAGGGAATTACTGAGAAAATCATGGAGAAGCTCCCAGGTCATCATGCTCCTCATCACACTGGAGGAGCCAACCCTGCTTATGGTGCTACTAGCGCTGGCGGTGTTCACCACAAGAAGCAAGGAATGACGGAGAAGATTATAGATCAGGTGACTCCCGGCCATCATGGAACTCATCAAACTGGTTACGGTGCTACTAACACTGGTGGTGTTCACCACGAGAAGCAAGGGATGACCGAGAAGATCATGGATCAGGTGACGCCAGGCCATCATGGTGGATCACACCAGACTGGAACCCACACGGGTTATGGTAACACTGGCGGTGTTCACAACGAGAAGCAAGGGATGACAGAGAAGATTATAGATCATGTGACGCCAGGCCAGCATGGAACTCATCAGACTGGTTACGGTGCTACTAACACTGGCGGTGTTCACCACGAGAGGAAAGGGATGACGGAGAAGATTATGGATCAGGTGACGCCAGGCCAGCATGGTGGATCACACCAGACTGGAACCCACACGGGTTATGGTAACACTGGCGGTGCTCACCACGAGAAGCAAGGGATGACGGAGAAGATTATGGAGACACTTCCAGGTCATCAGGGGTCTCACCAAACTGGTACTCACGCGGGTCATGGTGCTACACACACTGGTGTAGTTCACCACGAGAAGAAAGGTATAgttgaaaaaattaaagatcaGTTGCCTGGTCATCATGGAACCCATCAAACTGGAACCACTACGGGTTATGGTAATACTGGAGTTGTTCACCACGAGAAAAAGAGTACGATGGATAAGATCAAAGAGAAGCTTCCTGGTAGTCACTAA
- the LOC104791333 gene encoding uncharacterized protein LOC104791333 — protein MGFGAIRSILRPLSRTLVSRAAAANYSSASIQATKPELCSFFGGSTTHLRLPWFPLTNHFHSLSLTDTRLPKRRPMTHPKRKRSKLKPPGPYAYVQYTPGEPISSNNPKKGSVKRRNAKKRIGQRRAFILSEKKKRQALVQEAKRKKRIKQVERKMAAVARDRAWAERLTELQQLEEEKKKSMSS, from the exons ATGGGGTTCGGAGCAATCAGATCGATACTTCGACCATTGTCGAGAACATTAGTTTCGCGTGCGGCCGCCGCTAACTACTCGTCTGCGTCGATTCAAGCTACGAAGCCCGAGTTATGCTCATTCTTCGGTGGATCGACGACTCATTTGAGGTTACCATGGTTTCCATTGACGAACCATTTTCATAGCTTAAGCTTAACTGATACTCGGCTTCCGAAAAGACGACCCATGACTCATCCCAAGAGGAAAAGATCCAAATTGAAACCTCCAg GTCCTTATGCATATGTTCAATATACACCTGGCGAGCCAATTTCTtcaaacaatcctaaaaagggCAGTGTCAAGAGAAGGAATGCGAAGAAGCGCATAGGGCAGCGTCGTGCCTTTATACTG tctgagaaaaagaagaggcaAGCGCTGGTGCAAGAggcaaagaggaagaagagaatcaagCAAGTGGAACGCAAGATGGCTGCTGTCGCAAGAGACCGAGCTTGGGCTGAAAGACTGACTGAACTTCAGCAgctcgaagaagagaagaagaagtcaatgTCTTCTTGA
- the LOC104791334 gene encoding uncharacterized protein LOC104791334: protein MFSSSRTTKNLTCGFKVNTNSPQWHKSMTKILKKIRGGNFWIDVDEGMAYVTGQGDPNKLLKLMGSKRSKDAEMAFVKTGTHHRPHHDPNFCNNYQSSFFGGQSATPYWPGYYPQGQGMLPFQQYPFPGGYNNYGYY from the exons ATGTTTTCGTCAAGTCGTACAACTAAAAACCTG ACTTGTGGGTTTAAAGTGAACACCAACTCCCCTCAATGGCACAAGAGCATGACGAAAATCCTCAAGAAAATCAGAG GAGGGAATTTTTGGATAGACGTGGATGAAGGAATGGCATACGTAACGGGTCAAGGAGATCCAAACAAGCTACTAAAACTTATGGGTTCGAAGAGAAGCAAAGATGCTGAAATGGCGTTTGTGAAAACCGGAACACATCATCGTCCTCATCATGATCCTAACTTCTGCAATAACTATCAAAGTTCTTTCTTTGGTGGGCAATCAGCAACGCCATATTGGCCAGGGTACTATCCACAAGGGCAGGGAATGTTACCTTTTCAGCAATACCCATTCCCCGGCGGCTATAATAACTACGGTTATTATTAA
- the LOC104791330 gene encoding dehydrin Xero 1-like, producing the protein MESYQNQSGAQQTHQQLDQFGNPVSTTTAGPVIAEGGGLSGMLHRSGSSSSSSSEDDGLGGRRRKKKGITEKIKDKLPGHHESNKTSLGSTTTAYDTGTTVHHEKKGMMEKIKEKLPGGHH; encoded by the exons ATGGAGTCTTACCAAAACCAATCCGGAGCTCAGCAGACTCACCAACAGCTTGACCAATTCGGTAATCCAGTTTCAACTACCACTGCAGGTCCAGTCATCGCTGAAGGTGGTGGTTTGAGTGGCATGCTTCACCGTTCTGGGAGTAGCTCTAGCTCTAGCTCG GAGGACGATGGACTAGgtgggaggaggaggaagaagaagggaatAACGGAGAAGATTAAAGACAAGCTGCCGGGTCATCATGAGTCCAACAAGACTTCTTTAGGTTCCACCACGACGGCCTATGATACCGGCACCACCGTTCACCACGAGAAGAAAGGCATGATGGAAAAGATCAAAGAGAAGCTCCCGGGTGGTCATCATTAG